The DNA region TGGCAGGCGGTATTGGGATAGCCGGTGCTGGAATAGCACTCCAAACTTTGATGCCAAAACGAACATCACAGGTAAGAGTGCCGCCAATACCCAGCGATACACCCAACTTTGGCAATAGTATTAACCCAATGGCGATGCTGCGGGATTTTGACTATGGCATCGTCAAGAGAGAGAACGGACGCACTATTCGAGAATTTCGGATGGTTGCCAGTACTTCCACACTTCAGCTGAATAGTGCTGTCACTTTTAATACCTGGAATGTGAACGGGCGCGTACCTGGGCCTACTCTGCGGGCGCGTGAGGGCGATCGCGTCCGAGTCCTTTTCCACAACAAAGGCGGACATTCCCACTCGCTGCATTTTCATGGCGTCCACCCTTCTGAGATGGATGGCGTAAAACCAATAGCAAATGGCAGCGCCACGATTTATGAGTTTGACGCCGAACCTTATGGCGTCCATCTATACCACTGCCACGTTGAGCCCGTAACTCGTCACATCGGCAAAGGGCTGTACGGGATGTTCATCATCGATCCACCGGGTGGGCGTCCCCCAGCTGATGAAATGGTGCTGATCATGGCTGGCTATGACATAAATGACGACAACCGCAACGAACTCTATGCCTTTAATGGGTTGCCGCATTACTATATGCACCATCCCATCCCCATTTACAAAGACCAACTAATTCGCTTGTACGTCCTGAACATGATTGAGTTGGAAGCTGCTGTAACCTTTCATCTGCACGCCAACTTCTTTGATGTCTTTCGCACGGGGATGACCTTAACTCCTAGCGAGAAGGCTGACGTGATTACGATGGGCGTAGCTGAACGTCACATTCTAGAGTTTGCCTTCCGTTATCCGGGGAAATATATGTTCCATCCCCATCAAGATGCTCTAGCCCAAGCAGGTTGCATGGGTCAGTTTGAAGTGATTAGCTGACAGAAATCTCTCAATAGCAAAAAACATTCTGATTTTCAGAGCGGGTGGTAGCAGAGGTGGAAAAGTTGGAAAAGGGGCTGGGTATCTACGACTTGGCCAAGTTTACGCCCGCTTAGTGAGGAAAATTATTGCAAAGTCAGTAACAATATCTCCGTCACTCCCGGCGTAATTGTAATTACCAATCCAGAACACAATGACAGCAACGACACCATCTACGTAGGAACCGTTCGCACTACCTTTACTTTCTAAATCGGGAGGCGGAGCCTCTTATTGAGAGTAGTGCAAGAAATGTACTGGTGATTTAGCTTTTATAGGACTTACGCATTTTATCCCCTCATCCACTACAGATGTAGAGTCAATTCATGAATTGACTCTACATCTGGGAAGCGGTGCAACCCAGCACAAATAAGAAAGATTTTCAACTGTATTGCTAATCTTTCTCACTAGCTATACAATGAAAATTCTCTTGCCTACCAACCCCTAACCCGGACTCCCCATCTACCCCCAACTCCCAGAATTAAGATAATGTTTACTTTTCGTTCTTTGTCACTTGCCGTTTCGATCGCCAGCCTAGTTGCCCTCACCTCCTGTGGCGGTACTCAAAATACAGAGAGTACGTCAACCCCAGCCGCAACTTCCAGCCCTGTAGCCGCTACGGAGATGGGAAGTAACAATATGACAAGCACTGGCAAGCCGAAAATCAATATCAATACGGCAATTTTGTCGGAATTAGATAAATTAGAGGCCAAATTAGGCGTTCCAGCGCTATCCAACAAAATTCAATCCAGTCGTCCCTACGGCAACATCGAGGAACTGGTGTCTAAAAAGGTGATCGACCAGCAGCAATTTGACCAGATTAAAGATATGGTGACGATCGAAGATGTCGTACTCACGGGTGAAGCCAAAGATGTTGACTACATGACCAAATTAGGCTTGATGAAGGGACATCTGTTGGTTGCTAAGGAACTGCTGGATCTGCAACAGCCAAAGCAGGCTGAACCTCACATCGGTCACCCGGTGGAAGAGATTTATGTCGATGTGGAAGATCAGCTCAACGAACGCAAAGTCAAAGAGTTCAAGACAACTTTGGCCGGTCTCCAAGATTTGGTAAAATCCAAGCCGAAGGATGCCAAGGTGGGTACGGAGTTTGCCAATTCCATGCAGGCGGTGGATGGGGCGATCTCGTCGCTACCAGAAACTCAACGTCAGTCTCCTCAATTTGTATTGAAGGTGATTAATGGGTTGCTGGATACCGCTAACGCCGAATATACAGCTGCGATCGCAAATGGTAAAGTGGCAGCTGCAATTGAGTATCAAGACTCACGCGGCTTCGTCATCTACGCCAATACCCTTTATCAAACGATCGCCTCTAGCGTGGCTAAGGAAAATCCAGAAGCTCACAAAGCGATCGAAACCACTATGGCTCAGCTGAGCAAAGCTTGGCCCACCGCCACCGCGCCAGATGCCCCAGTGCTGACCCCAGAGCAAGTGTCTCAGCTGATTAAGACAATTGAGCAAAATACCCAAAAGGTAGGGAAATAACACAACGTTTGTGTTGCCAATGTTAGCAGGGAGCGTTTGAGTTTTGGCTTCTAGCTTCCTACTGACACTTTTTTCGGCCCGATCGCAAATAACCTTAAATAGCTGGGACTATCATGAGCTTAACCAAGTCAGGAAACTCAAAAATAGATAATATTTACCTAGAAGAAGATTTGATGAAAGCAAATATTATCAAAATTTTAGATAAAAACTTATTTTTTTGTGAATATCAGCCTATAGTTTGTCCAAAAAATAATATCATTCATGCTTATGAAGCATTGGCAAGATTCCAAATAGATGGCGAATACATTGCCCCAGACTTAGTATTTGGTTCCCTACATCAAGACAAAAGGCTATTTTTTAAACTAGAATCTCGAATAAAAAACTTTCAAATCTGCCACAGACCTGCCAATTTTAATCTATTTTTAAACTTAGATCCCCATGTTTGCGAAGAAGATTATCAGTTAAAATATTGGTTATCTACCTTTTCCAACCAAGTCAACCTCGTAGTCGAAATTATTGAAAATACCAGCGTCAGCAATCTTGATAATATTAAAAACTTCATGCGCTTATTAGGTAAATGTGGGATAAAAGTTGCTTTAGATGACATCGGAGGTATAAATAACTTATTTTCCTTTGAATTGTTGGAATATGCCAATTACCTTAAATTTGACAGGAGGTGGTTTGAACTAATATATTATAGCGAGTCATACAAAATTCTCCTGCAAGGTTTGATTGCCTTTGCAAAATCCAAAGGAAATCTGTGTATATTTGAAGGAGTTGAAACAGAAAAACAATTGAAATTAGCTGGCGAATTAGGTGTAGACTATGTACAGGGGTTTTTGTTCCGAGATAAGTTTATACTAGCTCAAGGTAATGAAAGCCCAAACTTGATGGATGAAAGTTACATTTCCTAATTGTTAACTCATCACTTTATAAGGATAGAAAAATCGTGAGAGAACTTGACCATAAAAAGACTGTAGACCTGCTAAATACCATCATGGAATTTGAACTTGCAGGCGTCGTGCGTTATACGCATTATTCGCTGATGGTGACTGGCCCCAACCGGATTCCGATTGTGGAATTTTTCAAGTTGCAGGCAAATGAATCATTAACCCATGCCCAACAAGTGGGAGAGATTCTCACTGGTTTAGAGGGGCATCCTACCCTGCGGATCGCTCCTATGGAAGAAACCTACAAACACACCGTGCGAGATATTTTGGAGGAAAGTTTATCCCACGAGAAAAAGGCAGTGGATCTTTATAAAGCCTTACTAGATACAGTTGAGAATGCCAGCATTTATCTGGAAGAATTTACCCGTACTATGATTGGCACAGAAGAAATGCACAACATCGAAATTAAAAAGATGTTACGCGATTTTAGCTAATGTTCATTAGTCATTATTGAATGAGTGATTATTGAATGAGTGATTTGTGACTTTTGAATGAGTGATTTGTGAGTTACTATGGATTTTAGTTCTGCTTTACCTACGTTTATCATTACCCTGCGAGAAGGGGTTGAAGCCGCTTTAGTTGTGGGGATTGTGCTGGCTTTGCTCAAGAAAGCCAAGCAAAGCAAACTCAACCCGTGGGTTTATGCCGGGATCGGGGTTGGGATTATAGCGAGTGCGATGGTGGGTGTGCTATTTAGCTCGATAATTCAATGGCTAGGCACATCGAATACCCAGTATGCTCCTGTAATAGAGCCGCTGCTAGAGGCTGTTTTTGGGGTTGGCGCGATCGCTATGCTCAGCTGGATGTTAATCTGGATGACGCGGCAAGCACGTAGCCTAAAAGGTCAAGTCGAGGGAGCCGTAACCGCTGCTCTCAAAGACGAAACGGCAGCCGGTTGGGGCGTTTTTAGCCTCATTTTAATCGCCGTTTTGCGCGAAGGCTTTGAAACCGTTCTGTTCATAGTAGCTAAATTTCAACAAGGATTAATTCCCGCTTTGGGCGCACTTGGCGGTATAACGATGGCAGCTGGTATTGGCGTGCTTCTATTTAAATGGGGCGTCAAGATTGACATCCGCCGATTTTTCCAGATAATGGGAGTTTTGCTGCTCCTAATTGTAGCTGGTTTGGTTGTTTCGACAATGACAGATTTTGACACTGCTGTTAAAAGTCTCTCGCAGATGAATCGCGAATCAGAATCTCTTTGTTTTTACTACGAAAGGTTTGCCAAGAACCCCTCCTGCATTTTGGGGCCGATGGTTTGGAATACTACCCAATTGCTGCCACAAGACAAGTTTCCCGGCATTATTCTGCATACTCTGTTCGGCTACGCCGACAAGCTTTATATCGTGCAAGCATTGGGTTATCTGGTGTTTTTATTTACCATCGGCAGTCTTTATTTCCGCAGCTTGAACAGTCGAACTCCTTTGCCTGCGAAAAATGGTAAGAGCAGTTCCACAACTACTGATAAATCAGTTCGTTCTTAACAGCAATGATGGCCTGGGGATAATTTCAGATTTCAGATTTCAGGTTTAAAAAGCCTTGACCCCTTTTTTACCTGACGACTAAAGTCGCAGCTACACAAACAAAGCCCGCCTGCGCGGGCTTCAAGAAAAAGGGGGTAGTTAACCCCGATTTGGTATGAGCAATTTCTTTGTAGGTTGGGCCATTGTGAAGCGAAACCCAACCTACTCTCGCAAGTCCATTTTTCGGCTTGGCGAAGGTATTGGCATGAGAAACCGGGTTTCTTTGGTTGTCAAGGTCGATATTTCGTTGCGAGAGAGCGAATATTCCCGGTTTCTGGCATTACTTAATCGGTGTCCTAGTGAACAACGACCAATTTTGAACCAAAACCTAAGCTCTGTCGATGATTTCTTTGGCTTTATCTTTGAGGTCTTCTACAGCGTGAGTTGCAGCTGCTTCATCCTGCTTTGCTTGACCTTCTACTTTGTCTTTGGGGTTTCCAGTAACCTCGCTGGCTGCTTCCTGGATTTTGCCTTCAATATTTTTGGCAACTGCCTTCGCCCGATCTTCAATGCTCATATTAAACTCCTTTGAACAGCTAGAAACTTAAAAATCTGAAACTCTTATAACCCTAGTATAGGAGTTTAATCTGGTAAACCGGCTCTTCCGCTAGTAAGATTTAAACAACAGCGCCCAAATATCTAACTAATGACTAATGACTAATGACTGTTGACTGCAAATAGCCAACAGTCAACAGTAGACTTACGCTTTTAACCGTCTTTGGTGTTAGCGCTTCTATAGGCCCAGCTGATTGCCGCGCTTATACTGCATATATGCTGCGAAAAACAGCCCAGTGAGGGTAACCAGCACTAAGCCCAGTACGATTCCTGAAAGTAGGGGTTCTACCACGTCAGTTCTCCTTGAATGTTAACGTTTATTGCCTGTATTTCATATTACTACTAGGTATAGCTGCCAGGACGAAGCAACCCGGTACGATGCTAAAACTGGCTTAAGTCTAGCAGGTTAGGGCTGGGCAGGTTTACAGGGGCAACATATTGCCCGATCGCGCACCTTGCATGGAGTGTCTAGAAATTTTAAGCTATGTATATCAATAAAAATTTACTTGTATTTTCTTACCGTGCTAAGCAACCATGTGGAAAAGCAGCCTACTAAACTAGAAGTCGCGATCGCGCAGCTCACCTTGATGGTTCTAGCATTGGTGCTGGCAATCCTGGTGGTGATGGTGGCCTTTCACCAGTGGCAGATGTCCAACCCTTATGTCAAGAATGTCTTGTCGCTGAACGGCGATTCAGTGCAGGGTTATGCCATTTTCCAAATGAACTGTGCTGGGTGTCACGGTTTGAAGGCGGATGGTCGAGTCGGGCCTAGTCTGCAAGGTGTCTCGAAGCATAAGTCCGAGGTCAGCCTGATTCATCAAGTCACGAGTGGCAAAACACCCCCTATGCCACAGTTTCAGCCTACACCTGAAGAAATGGCAGACCTGCTCAGCTATTTGAAAAAATTATAGCTGGACAACACTACTCCCTTGCCACCCAAAGAATATCTATACATTGGTGGGGCATTGGGCATAGATAATCTTGCTGTGGGAAGGGAGTAGTGTTGTTAGGTTTCAAACTGTTTGGCGTAAAATCGGGCATAGCGATCGCCTAATTGCAACAGTTCCTCGTGAGTTCCCGATTCGAGAATTTGCCCCTGTTCCAATACCAAAATGCGATCGGCCCGACGCACAGTGGCGAGTCGGTGGGCGATAATAAACACTGTGCGGTCTTTCATAATTCGTTCCAGCGCCTCCTGTACCAAAGCTTCCGACTCGGAATCCAATGCAGAAGTAGCTTCGTCGAGGATGAGGATTCTGGGGTTGAGGAGGACGGCGCGTGCGATCGCAATTCTTTGTCTCTGTCCTCCCGATAAGTTTACACCCCTTTCTCCCACCCAAGTTTGATACCCTTGGGAGAATTGGGTAATAAACTGGTCAGCGTTGGCAATTTTCGCTGCCGCCTCTACAACTTCCATCTCAAAGTCAGCTTGTCCAAAAGCGATATTCTGAGCAATAGTGCCAGAAAATAAAATCGTTTCCTGGGGAACAATCCCAATTTGCCGCCGCAAACTCCGCAACGTCACATTTTTTATATCAACGCCGTCGATAAAAATCTGCCCGGTTTGGGGGTCATAAAATCGGGGTAGTAGATTCGCCAAAGTGGTTTTTCCCGCACCGGATGGCCCAACTAAAGCGATCATTTCTCCGGGTGAGACTAATAAATTCATATTTTGCAGTACCGGAACTCCCCCCGACAACAGAAGGGATTCCGACCCTTTGGCCCCCCCTGTGGACGGGGGGGGTTGGGGGGGGTTCCCTGGGTAAGCAAAGGTAACATTGCGATATTCTACTTTCCCAGTAACTTGCGGAAGTTCTTCTGCATCTAGGTTTTCCAGCACTTTCGGTTGAATTGCCATCAATTCAAAAATGCGATCGACAGAAGCCTCACCCTGTTTAAAATCGTTGTAATTGCTAGTAATATGGGCGATGGGGTCTATTAGCAATCCCACACCAGCGATATAGCTGACAAATTTTGCGCTAGTCAGGTTACCAATAGAAATTTGCCAACCGCCTAATAAAAATAGCAGCATTACGCTGATAGCATACAAAAATCCCACGACTGGATTCTGAATTGCCTTTAGCTTTTCAGTTGCATACTTAGCTTGGCGATTAGATTCCGCTTCGGTGGCAAAGCGCTGAATTTGATATTCTTCTGCCGCAAAACCTTGCACCAAACGAATGCCGCTGAATACTTCTGTCAGCAAAGAAGATAAATTAGATATCTGATTTTGACTGCGGCGGGAAAACTTGAGCATCTGTTCGCCAAACCAACCAATTAAAATGCCCATTAGCGGTGCAACTATAAAGGTGGCTAGGGTTAGTTGCCAGTTCAGATAAATCATGTAACCCAGCACTACTATCAGCTGCAACACGCAGGGGGTAAAGTCGTGAAAGATTTTATTGACGACTTCTCCAATGCGATCGATATCTTCGGTGAGTCGATAAGTTAAATCACCTGTCTGTGCTGTTTCAAAATAACTAAGATTCAGACGCAGCAGGTGAGAGTAAATTTTTTTACGCAACTCTAGGGCAACCGAGAGGGCTGCTTTGGCCATAATGGAATCCTGACCGTACTGCATGATTTTCTGGAGTAGAAAAACCACGGCAAGGATGCCCGATAACTTCGCCAGTGCTATTATATTGCCCTGTCCGATAAATTCGGCGATTTGCCCTGCCAATGCAGCTTGTATCGGCCAGAATACCGTAAATCCAAGGGTACAGGTCAATGCCTGCGCGATCGTTTTCCACTCTTGGCGGATGTAGGGGATGAGTTGGTAGTAACTAGAACGGGTTTTCAAGGCGATATCCGGGATAAGCTATGCTTTGACATAGGCTACCACCACCGCGCCCTTAGAAACCGGGTTTCTTGGAGAAACCCGGTTTCTTGGTCTTCACCACCGCGCCTGGAAGCGCACCCTTTACTTTTGTATGACTGACATATTTATGATGCCGTGTCCCTACAAAAATGAGGAACATTACCATAATGATTCCGAAAGACCTACCATTCCGTGAAAAAGTTTTGGTCAGAAGTACGAATCAAGCTAAACTTGTTGTGGATATCATTCAGGCTAATAATTGCTTCGGTAATTGCAACTGTTTGAACCATAAGACAGCAGAGGAGGTGTTTAAAATATGTCGCTAGTTAAAAATTTTAGCGCATTGGTTGAAAGAGAAACCCGGTAACTTCTGCGAAACCGGGTTTCTGCTATGTACTTCATGCAACTGAAACCCGCTATCAGGGGGGCTAGGGGATCTAGGTTTCAGGCTTTCGGTGCGTAAGTCCTATTGAAGTTAAGGCCAAACAGTGATATAACAACCAAAAAGCTATACAACTAAATTCCTGCGAATGAAAAGCTCTCCTCTGCGATTTTGGGCTGGATTAGGAATTGTTACGGCCTGTCTGTCGGCACCAAACTCCATAGTGGCACAGATTGTGCCAGATGTCACACTTCCCAATAATTCAATAGTCACACCTTCTGGCAACACCCTCACTATTGAGGGAGGAACACAAGCAGGTGGCAACTTATTCCACAGCTTCCGAGAGTTTTCCGTACCCACTGGCAAAGAAGCATTTTTTAACAATAGTTTGGATATACGGAATATTTTTACCAGGGTAACAGGTAGTTCGATATCTAATATTGATGGATTGATTAGAGCTAACGGCACAGCTAACTTATTTTTAATTAATCCGAATGGTATTATTTTTGGACAGAATGCCAGGTTGAATATTGGTGGCTCATTTTTAGGGAGTACGGCGAGTAGCATTAAGTTTGGTGATGGGATAGAGTTCAGTGCTACCAATCCTCATGCTTCACCTTTGCTGACAATTAATGTACCCATTGGTTTGCAATTTGCCGCCAACAGCCCCAATCCAAATGCCGCGATCATCGTCCAAGGTGTGGGTAATAATCTGAGTTTCGATCCAGACACATTCGCGACTATTAGAGATAATAGGCCAGTTGGTCTGGAGGTGTCACCCGATCGAACCTTAGCCCTAGTGGGAGGTGACATCACACTCTTTGGAGGAAATTTGACTGCACCAGCCGGAAGAATTGAACTGGGGAGTGTTGCACCAGGGAGTTTAGTCACCCTCACCCCAACGAATACAAGTTGGCAGTTGGGATATGAAGGAGTGGAGAATTTCCAGAATATCAGTTTATCTCAGGCGGCTTCTGTCGATGCCAGTGGCAGTGGGGGTGGAAGTATTCAAGTGCAGGGACGGCGCGTGACCCTTGCCGATGGTTCGGCAATTTTGAGCCTCACTCTTGGCAGCGATGAAGGAAAAAGTGTGACTGTACGTGCGTTGGAGTCGTTGGAAATGACGGGTGCCGCACCTAATAACAGTAAGTTTACCAGCTACTTGGCTACTGATATTCAACCAGAAGCCAAAGGTAATGGGGGCAATTTGACCGTTGAAACGGGACGGTTGACTCTCAAAGATGGGGCAGGGATAAGCACTGTTACCTCTGGAAAAGGTAATGCGGGAAATATGTCGGTCAAAGCGAACGATGCGATCGACATAATTGGCACTTCTCCCGATGGTGTGTTTCCCAGCTTCTTGGGGTCTTTCACCTATGTTAATTCAACAGGAGATGGGGGCAATTTGACCGTTGAAACGGGACGGTTAACTCTCAAAGATGGGGGATTTATCAGCAGTACTACTATTGGAGAAGGCAAGGCGGGAAATGTGTCGGTCAAAGCGATCGATGCGATCGAACTAATTGGCACAACCGCCGCTGGTCTGTTTGCCACGGATTTGAGTGTTTCAACTTGGCCAAATTCAATCGGAGATGGAGGCAATTTGACGATTGAAACCGGACGGTTGATTGTCCGAGATGGGGCACAGATCAGCGCTTCTACCGTTGGGCAAGGTAAGGCGGGAAATCTTTACATTAAAGCGAATGATGCGATCGAAATAATTGGCACTTCCGGCGATGGTCTGTTTGTCAGTAACTTGGGTGCTTCCGCTGAGTCACAATCAACAGGAGATGGGGGTAATTTGACCATTGAAACGGGACGGTTGATTGTCCGGGATGGGGCAACTGTAAGAGTCCGCAGTCGTGGCACAGGAAAAGCAGGCACGCTTGTGGTGGATGCTGAAGAGATCGAGCTTTCTAATCAAGCTTCTCTGGATGGAAATACTAAAGCAGGCGGCGGTAGCATCGAACTGCGATCGCCCACCATTACATTGCGCCACAGCAGCATCATCACCAACGCCACTGGAGGTACTAGCGGCGGCAATATCGTAGTTGATTCTCAATTATTGCAGTTGCGAGACAGTAGTGCGATCGCCACCAACGCCACTGGAAGCGAAGTCAAAGGCGGTAACATCACCCTCAATACCGATGCGATCGCCGCTTTAGAAAATAGCGATATCAGCGCCAATTCGATCAACTCCTTTGGCGGCAGAGTCACTATCAACGCCCAAGCTATCTATGGGGCACAGTTACGCACAAGGGAAGAACTGCAAAGCTTACTGAATACTGACGATCCTACCCTTTTAGACCCCAGGAAACTGCCTAGTAGCGACATCACGGCCACAGGAGCAAATTCTTCCTTAAGTGGCACTGTAACGATCGACACCCCTGATGTTGACACCAGCGCTGGGTTAATCACTTTACAAGATAATCTCGTTGATGCCACCACGTTAGTTGCCTCTAGCTGTCGCAGCAGGGGAAAAGAACAAAACCAATTGATCCTTACCGGCAGAGATAGTTTACCGCCTAATCCCTATGAAGAACTCAATAGTTCTT from Argonema galeatum A003/A1 includes:
- a CDS encoding multicopper oxidase domain-containing protein; amino-acid sequence: MGHHFVPEKGKPWSRRQVLQLGLAGGIGIAGAGIALQTLMPKRTSQVRVPPIPSDTPNFGNSINPMAMLRDFDYGIVKRENGRTIREFRMVASTSTLQLNSAVTFNTWNVNGRVPGPTLRAREGDRVRVLFHNKGGHSHSLHFHGVHPSEMDGVKPIANGSATIYEFDAEPYGVHLYHCHVEPVTRHIGKGLYGMFIIDPPGGRPPADEMVLIMAGYDINDDNRNELYAFNGLPHYYMHHPIPIYKDQLIRLYVLNMIELEAAVTFHLHANFFDVFRTGMTLTPSEKADVITMGVAERHILEFAFRYPGKYMFHPHQDALAQAGCMGQFEVIS
- a CDS encoding ComEA family DNA-binding protein, which gives rise to MFTFRSLSLAVSIASLVALTSCGGTQNTESTSTPAATSSPVAATEMGSNNMTSTGKPKININTAILSELDKLEAKLGVPALSNKIQSSRPYGNIEELVSKKVIDQQQFDQIKDMVTIEDVVLTGEAKDVDYMTKLGLMKGHLLVAKELLDLQQPKQAEPHIGHPVEEIYVDVEDQLNERKVKEFKTTLAGLQDLVKSKPKDAKVGTEFANSMQAVDGAISSLPETQRQSPQFVLKVINGLLDTANAEYTAAIANGKVAAAIEYQDSRGFVIYANTLYQTIASSVAKENPEAHKAIETTMAQLSKAWPTATAPDAPVLTPEQVSQLIKTIEQNTQKVGK
- a CDS encoding EAL domain-containing protein, translated to MSLTKSGNSKIDNIYLEEDLMKANIIKILDKNLFFCEYQPIVCPKNNIIHAYEALARFQIDGEYIAPDLVFGSLHQDKRLFFKLESRIKNFQICHRPANFNLFLNLDPHVCEEDYQLKYWLSTFSNQVNLVVEIIENTSVSNLDNIKNFMRLLGKCGIKVALDDIGGINNLFSFELLEYANYLKFDRRWFELIYYSESYKILLQGLIAFAKSKGNLCIFEGVETEKQLKLAGELGVDYVQGFLFRDKFILAQGNESPNLMDESYIS
- a CDS encoding ferritin-like domain-containing protein, coding for MRELDHKKTVDLLNTIMEFELAGVVRYTHYSLMVTGPNRIPIVEFFKLQANESLTHAQQVGEILTGLEGHPTLRIAPMEETYKHTVRDILEESLSHEKKAVDLYKALLDTVENASIYLEEFTRTMIGTEEMHNIEIKKMLRDFS
- a CDS encoding FTR1 family iron permease produces the protein MDFSSALPTFIITLREGVEAALVVGIVLALLKKAKQSKLNPWVYAGIGVGIIASAMVGVLFSSIIQWLGTSNTQYAPVIEPLLEAVFGVGAIAMLSWMLIWMTRQARSLKGQVEGAVTAALKDETAAGWGVFSLILIAVLREGFETVLFIVAKFQQGLIPALGALGGITMAAGIGVLLFKWGVKIDIRRFFQIMGVLLLLIVAGLVVSTMTDFDTAVKSLSQMNRESESLCFYYERFAKNPSCILGPMVWNTTQLLPQDKFPGIILHTLFGYADKLYIVQALGYLVFLFTIGSLYFRSLNSRTPLPAKNGKSSSTTTDKSVRS
- a CDS encoding CsbD family protein, producing the protein MSIEDRAKAVAKNIEGKIQEAASEVTGNPKDKVEGQAKQDEAAATHAVEDLKDKAKEIIDRA
- the petG gene encoding cytochrome b6-f complex subunit V, whose product is MVEPLLSGIVLGLVLVTLTGLFFAAYMQYKRGNQLGL
- a CDS encoding c-type cytochrome gives rise to the protein MLSNHVEKQPTKLEVAIAQLTLMVLALVLAILVVMVAFHQWQMSNPYVKNVLSLNGDSVQGYAIFQMNCAGCHGLKADGRVGPSLQGVSKHKSEVSLIHQVTSGKTPPMPQFQPTPEEMADLLSYLKKL
- a CDS encoding ABC transporter ATP-binding protein, whose amino-acid sequence is MKTRSSYYQLIPYIRQEWKTIAQALTCTLGFTVFWPIQAALAGQIAEFIGQGNIIALAKLSGILAVVFLLQKIMQYGQDSIMAKAALSVALELRKKIYSHLLRLNLSYFETAQTGDLTYRLTEDIDRIGEVVNKIFHDFTPCVLQLIVVLGYMIYLNWQLTLATFIVAPLMGILIGWFGEQMLKFSRRSQNQISNLSSLLTEVFSGIRLVQGFAAEEYQIQRFATEAESNRQAKYATEKLKAIQNPVVGFLYAISVMLLFLLGGWQISIGNLTSAKFVSYIAGVGLLIDPIAHITSNYNDFKQGEASVDRIFELMAIQPKVLENLDAEELPQVTGKVEYRNVTFAYPGNPPQPPPSTGGAKGSESLLLSGGVPVLQNMNLLVSPGEMIALVGPSGAGKTTLANLLPRFYDPQTGQIFIDGVDIKNVTLRSLRRQIGIVPQETILFSGTIAQNIAFGQADFEMEVVEAAAKIANADQFITQFSQGYQTWVGERGVNLSGGQRQRIAIARAVLLNPRILILDEATSALDSESEALVQEALERIMKDRTVFIIAHRLATVRRADRILVLEQGQILESGTHEELLQLGDRYARFYAKQFET
- a CDS encoding filamentous hemagglutinin N-terminal domain-containing protein; this translates as MKSSPLRFWAGLGIVTACLSAPNSIVAQIVPDVTLPNNSIVTPSGNTLTIEGGTQAGGNLFHSFREFSVPTGKEAFFNNSLDIRNIFTRVTGSSISNIDGLIRANGTANLFLINPNGIIFGQNARLNIGGSFLGSTASSIKFGDGIEFSATNPHASPLLTINVPIGLQFAANSPNPNAAIIVQGVGNNLSFDPDTFATIRDNRPVGLEVSPDRTLALVGGDITLFGGNLTAPAGRIELGSVAPGSLVTLTPTNTSWQLGYEGVENFQNISLSQAASVDASGSGGGSIQVQGRRVTLADGSAILSLTLGSDEGKSVTVRALESLEMTGAAPNNSKFTSYLATDIQPEAKGNGGNLTVETGRLTLKDGAGISTVTSGKGNAGNMSVKANDAIDIIGTSPDGVFPSFLGSFTYVNSTGDGGNLTVETGRLTLKDGGFISSTTIGEGKAGNVSVKAIDAIELIGTTAAGLFATDLSVSTWPNSIGDGGNLTIETGRLIVRDGAQISASTVGQGKAGNLYIKANDAIEIIGTSGDGLFVSNLGASAESQSTGDGGNLTIETGRLIVRDGATVRVRSRGTGKAGTLVVDAEEIELSNQASLDGNTKAGGGSIELRSPTITLRHSSIITNATGGTSGGNIVVDSQLLQLRDSSAIATNATGSEVKGGNITLNTDAIAALENSDISANSINSFGGRVTINAQAIYGAQLRTREELQSLLNTDDPTLLDPRKLPSSDITATGANSSLSGTVTIDTPDVDTSAGLITLQDNLVDATTLVASSCRSRGKEQNQLILTGRDSLPPNPYEELNSSWVDLRPRLPAGQRGRKDTSLSTADLALSTEIVEAQGWVINSSGQVELVGQGVLPPSLTHPSCQASQ